One Danio aesculapii chromosome 11, fDanAes4.1, whole genome shotgun sequence genomic region harbors:
- the lgsn gene encoding lengsin produces the protein MQESEESKDMETVPDQVDGGSMSARKKGADPREKRLSSSEWDRKGTPVAISPSKVPISGPTNDPILISIGPPHHCPSVSSESQYQGFSREEDYINRHGWRRENVQYYPSNTEGGVPKQTMDELKSVLRESSLLSAKGQDKGRSYPPGQRVDCKPDQEPFRSFSTFKPLSEARRASRQREGNWDSSGSSRTDGPPNRSSGVNSPTFQASDWGEVGTSQSDKERSQAHSFASQSFISDVERIKQQIARENISFVRFEATDLHGVSRSKTVPARFFHEKAVYGIPMPRSYLELTLSPKINEVDHASAVNFSSDVLLVPDLSTFQILPWVDQTARLICDPCTITGVPLRTSPRLIAKLMLGQLQSMGFSLHSSFTYECCIFGSPERVGPKAVFFPATTLLSNYDQPFLQQLVKGMYNMGVDVESFSSANGPGQMEICFKPRFGMDAADSAFTFRTGIKEMARKYDYIATFFTYENIQNSGLLSHSLWDASGRRSLFHSGNGELSEIGRKWLSGLLHHSAALSCLLAPGISCRTQISKGKKDSKNHVYATCGCNDNSCDFNVKVHGGRETHIDNKLASAMANPYIVLAATIAAGLDGIKRNLNPEQVLSRAPNQQKQFAIPVKLDDALTALAEDSVICGALGEPFVQYFIAMKRVEMESQEDADRNEGLEYFI, from the exons ATGCAAGAATCAGAGGAATCCAAAGATATG GAGACAGTTCCTGACCAGGTGGATGGAGGAAGTATGAGTGCAAGAAAGAAGGGTGCAGATCCAAGAGAGAAGCGTCTTTCCTCCTCTGAATGGGACAGGAAAGGAACACCTGTAGCCATATCGCCATCAAAAGTACCAATTTCTGGCCCCACAAACGACCCCATCCTCATTTCCATTGGGCCTCCACATCATTGCCCTTCTGTTTCCAGTGAGTCCCAGTACCAGGGTTTCTCTCGAGAGGAAGATTACATCAACAGGCATGGATGGAGAAGGGAGAATGTGCAATATTACCCGTCAAATACTGAGGGCGGTGTTCCCAAACAAACCATGGATGAACTGAAAAGTGTGTTGCGTGAGAGCTCCCTACTGAGTGCAAAGGGACAAGATAAAGGAAGGAGCTACCCTCCGGGTCAAAGAGTGGACTGTAAGCCAGACCAGGAACCATTCAGGAGTTTCAGCACCTTCAAGCCTCTTTCAGAAGCTAGGAGGGCATCCAGACAAAGAGAAGGAAACTGGGATTCTAGTGGGTCTTCGAGGACGGATGGACCTCCAAACAGATCCTCTGGTGTAAATTCCCCAACTTTTCAGGCATCCGATTGGGGTGAAGTTGGGACATCACAGTCAG ACAAGGAGCGCTCACAGGCACACTCTTTCGCATCACAAAGCTTTATTTCTGATGTCGAGCGCATAAAACAGCAAATTGCCCGGGAAAACATAAGCTTTGTTCGCTTTGAGGCCACTGATCTTCATGGCGTGTCCCGATCCAAGACAGTTCCTGCTCGATTCTTTCAT GAAAAAGCTGTATATGGCATCCCTATGCCAAGGAGCTACCTGGAGTTAACCCTAAGCCCCAAAATCAATGAAGTTGACCATGCAAGTGCAGTAAACTTTAGTAGTGATGTCCTGCTGGTCCCAGATCTCTCCACATTCCAAATCCTTCCCTGGGTGGATCAGACCGCTCGTCTTATCTGTGACCCCTGCACCATCACAGGAGTGCCACTACGAACATCACCCCGTCTCATAGCCAAGCTGATGCTCGGACAGCTCCAGAGCATGGGATTCTCTCTGCACTCGTCCTTTACCTACGAGTGCTGTATCTTCGGGAGCCCTGAACGTGTGGGACCCAAAGCAGTGTTCTTCCCTGCAACTACACTGTTGAGCAACTACGATCAACCCTTCCTCCAGCAGTTAGTCAAGGGGATGTACAACATGGGAGTGGATGTTGAGAGCTTCTCTTCAGCAAATGGACCTGGACAGATGGAAATTTGCTTCAAGCCCAGGTTTGGAATGGACGCCGCTGACAGCGCCTTTACCTTTCGCACCGGAATCAAAGAGATGGCCAGGAAGTATGATTACATTGCCACCTTTTTCACCTACGAGAACATCCAGAATTCAGGATTACTCTCCCATAGCCTCTGGGATGCAAGTGGCAGAAGAAGCCTTTTCCATTCAGGCAATGGGGAACTTTCGGAGATCGGCAGAAAGTGGCTCTCAGGTCTTCTCCATCATTCTGCCGCTTTGAGTTGCCTCTTGGCTCCAGGAATCAGTTGTCGAACCCAGATTTCCAAAGGCAAGAAAGATTCCAAGAACCATGTTTATGCCACATGTGGCTGCAATGACAACAGCTGTGACTTTAATGTGAAGGTTCACGGTGGACGGGAGACACACATTGATAACAAGCTGGCTTCAGCAATGGCCAACCCTTACATTGTGTTGGCAGCCACTATAGCAGCAGGACTGGATGGGATCAAGCGTAATCTCAATCCAGAACAGGTACTAAGCAGAGCTCCAAATCAGCAGAAACAGTTTGCCATCCCTGTTAAACTGGATGATGCTTTAACAGCTCTGGCAGAGGACAGTGTGATTTGTGGTGCACTAGGAGAGCCTTTCGTGCAGTATTTTATTGCCATGAAGCGTGTAGAGATGGAGAGCCAAGAGGATGCTGACAGAAATGAGGGACTTGAGTATTTCATTTAA
- the ptp4a1 gene encoding protein tyrosine phosphatase type IVA 1, whose amino-acid sequence MGFSSPFAKSKMARMNRPAPVEITYKNMRFLITHNPTNATLHKFIEELKKYGVTTVVRVCEATYDANLVVKEGIQVLDWPFDDGAPPSNQIVDDWLNLLRVKFREEPGCCIAVHCVAGLGRAPVLVALALIECGMKYEDAVQFIRQKRRGAFNSKQLFYLEKYRPKMRLRFKDSNGHRTNCCIQ is encoded by the exons ATGGG attttcaAGCCCTTTCGCAAAGTCAAAAATGGCTCGTATGAATAGACCTGCCCCAGTGGAGATCACTTACAAAAACATGAGATTCCTCATTACCCACAACCCCACTAATGCCACGCTTCACAAATTCATCGAG GAGCTGAAGAAATATGGGGTGACAACGGTTGTTAGAGTGTGCGAGGCCACGTATGATGCAAACCTGGTCGTTAAAGAGGGCATTCAGGTTCTG GATTGGCCCTTTGATGATGGAGCTCCTCCTTCCAACCAAATCGTTGATGATTGGCTGAATCTTCTTCGGGTTAAGTTCAGGGAGGAGCCAGGCTGCTGCATTGCCGTGCATTGTGTGGCAGGCCTTGGAAG AGCCCCAGTGCTGGTTGCTCTGGCCCTGATTGAGTGTGGGATGAAGTATGAGGATGCTGTTCAATTCATTCGACA aaAGCGGCGTGGAGCATTTAACAGCAAGCAGCTTTTCTACCTGGAAAAATATCGTCCCAAAATGCGTCTTCGATTCAAGGATTCCAACGGTCATCGCACCAACTGCTGCATTCAGTAA